In Carya illinoinensis cultivar Pawnee chromosome 9, C.illinoinensisPawnee_v1, whole genome shotgun sequence, the following are encoded in one genomic region:
- the LOC122277119 gene encoding DNA damage-repair/toleration protein DRT100-like has translation MRQAFSTKLVHWNQSVDYYSWKGVYCSQGCVIGLDLSSESITGSIPSFSMAKNLTKINISHNHLTGQITSTRWEVLLSLVNLDLRNNSLDNAFMLHVFVLRSNKFHVSLGCTGPNANAAWSSSKEIVIDISYNNLEGTIPEKIGRIYSLGVLNLSHNALTGRIPPSLRKLNRLISLDLSVNHLVGQIPRMRFPKTSYEGNEGLYGFPRHEECKDLGS, from the exons ATGCGACAGGCATTCTCCACAAAACTGGTGCACTGGAATCAAAGTGTCGATTACTATTCGTGGAAAGGTGTGTACTGTAGCCAGGGATGTGTTATTGGTCTAGACTTGAGCAGTGAATCAATCACTGGATCAATTCCATCATTCAGCATGGCTAAGAATCTGACCAAAATTAACATTTCTCACAATCATTTAACTGGTCAAATTACTTCCACTCGTTGGGAAGTGCTTTTGAGTCTTGTGAACCTTGACTTGCGTAACAATTCACTGGAT AATGCATTTATGTTGCATGTCTTTGTTCTACGTTCTAACAAATTCCACGTGTCCCTTGGTTGTACAGGGCCTAATGCCAATGCTGCCTGGTCAAGCTCTAAAGAAATAGTGATTGACATTTCCTACAACAATCTTGAGGGTACAATACCTGAAAAAATAGGACGAATCTATTCATTAGGAGTTCTCAACTTGTCCCATAATGCTCTTACAGGCCGAATCCCACCATCTCTTAGAAAGCTGAATCGTCTTATATCACTAGATCTATCGGTCAATCACTTGGTGGGGCAAATTCCTAGAATGAGATTTCCGAAAACATCCTACGAGGGAAACGAAGGATTATATGGCTTCCCACGGCATGAAGAATGCAAAGACTTAGGATCTTGA
- the LOC122277120 gene encoding uncharacterized protein LOC122277120 has product MGKVKFFIWKAISNLLPTKENLYNKKISENPLCPVFNNIDEAVLHGLWECLAVRDVWGERDTPVSKWGKSFDNFVDLWTEFSCKLDAGGLDLVSVICYKIWLRRNDLIFRNLFSGPKQIIKAACSDIADFSMAHTKPKERRDTDVPPAEVPSWKPQTYARLKVNYDASFLKPIKKMGLGIVIRDSRGDPQVMLAGQREPVNLAFLAKGYALLRAFSLCAELGIDEANFEGDAKLVIDAISDPSPDSSWTGQLIEDLKQGLLSKPNWKLSFVKRAGNKVAHELAKLALSLVNETVWMEDGPSVVAPHIVLEKLCDFRMIEVSFDSKAANSMDIASLQ; this is encoded by the exons ATGGGGAaggtaaaatttttcatttggaaAGCAATCTCAAACCTACTTCCTACAAAGGAAAATCTCTACAATAAGAAGATCTCAGAAAACCCTTTATGTCCAGTGTTCAACAATATTGATGAAGCTGTTTTGCATGGTCTTTGGGAATGTTTGGCAGTGCGGGATGTTTGGGGGGAGAGGGACACACCAGTTTCCAAATGGGGCAagagttttgataattttgtggATCTGTGGACTGAGTTTAGTTGCAAACTTGATGCAGGGGGTCTTGACCTAGTTTCAGTAATTTGCTACAAAATTTGGCTTAGAAgaaatgatttgatttttaggAACTTGTTCAGTGGACCAAAACAGATTATTAAAGCTGCATGCTCTGACATCGCAGACTTCTCCATGGCTCATACGAAGCCTAAGGAAAGGCGGGATACAGATGTGCCTCCAGCTGAAGTGCCCTCTTGGAAACCTCAGACTTACGCACGGCTTAAGGTCAATTATGATGCTAGTTTCCTCAAACCAATAAAGAAGATGGGGCTGGGTATTGTTATACGAGATTCAAGGGGGGATCCACAGGTGATGTTAGCTGGCCAAAGAGAACCTGTCAACTTAGCCTTCCTAGCCAAAGGTTATGCTTTACTAAGAGCCTTCTCTCTATGTGCTGAGCTAGGAATAGACGAGGCAAATTTTGAGGGGGATGCAAAGTTGGTTATAGACGCAATCTCAGATCCTTCCCCAGATTCTTCCTGGACCGGGCAACTCATTGAAGACCTCAAGCAAGGGCTGTTGTCAAAGCCAAACTGGAAACTTTCTTTTGTCAAAAGGGCTGGTAACAAAGTAGCCCATGAATTAGCTAAATTAGCTCTATCTCTAGTGAATGAAACTGTCTGGATGGAGGATGGGCCGTCTGTGGTTGCACCTCACATTGTTCtggaaaaactttgtgattTCAGAATGATAGAA GTTTCATTTGATTCTAAGGCAGCTAATTCAATGGACATAGCATCTCTCCAATGA